In Cardinium endosymbiont of Dermatophagoides farinae, the sequence TTACACTTGCAGGACCTGCATTTCAAGGATTATTCGCATTAATGGCCTATTTACTGCTTCAATTCAATATTTTTAGCGGTTATCTATTGAACTATTTGCTATTTGTAACAATGTATATCAATAGTAGATGGTTGTTATTAAATTTAATACCCATTGCACCACTTGATGGTGGCTGGTTGGTACGTTATATACTGGAAAAAAAATTTGGCCGTAAGGGGTACCTAACCAGTATTATCATCGGACTGGCTGCTGCTGCAATTGCGATTCCTTGGTTCTATTTTCAAGGATATCACTGGTTCTTTATCATGCAGCTTTTTATATGTGGATGGCACTACTGTAAGCTCTGGCAAAAGGAGCAGGAATCATCATAAAAAGGATAAGCATAGGCTTTAATCTTTAA encodes:
- a CDS encoding metalloprotease — translated: MHFRFLKISISIDLSYWIFLLLVIGSIGPYSEGLLWAGVFTFSILIHEYGHALMALFFGAQPTIVLQAFGGRTIFNESHVTDKQNFLITLAGPAFQGLFALMAYLLLQFNIFSGYLLNYLLFVTMYINSRWLLLNLIPIAPLDGGWLVRYILEKKFGRKGYLTSIIIGLAAAAIAIPWFYFQGYHWFFIMQLFICGWHYCKLWQKEQESS